In Methanofastidiosum sp., the genomic stretch CCTGTAAAGCAGCTTATCTGGTGAGCCGTAAGTTCATTTACTCTTGGCAATATTAAGAATTGTCTTATTGTTCCATTTAATATCGCCACAAAAACAAATAATATCCATATTCCAATCGCCTGTAAATATATTTTTTCCATGATTTTCCTCCTAAATAGGTAATACATTACCTTTATCAAGCTGATATATGACCTATTTATAAATCTTTCTATTAGGTAATATGTTACCTATATTTAGAATGAATTTAGCAAATTTTATTAACTAATAATCCTATGCTACTTTGGAATGGATTTATGAGGAAAAAAGAAGAAGGCACGTCAACGCTAAAAAGTCAAATACCTAAAGATATTGACGAATATATCCAAATCTTTCCCAAAGAAGTTCAAGAAAGATTAAAGAAGATAAGAGAAATAATTAAAGAACTGGCACCTAGCGCAGAGGAGACGATAAGCTATGGAATACCAACATTTGTTCTTAAAGGCTATAACTTAGTTCACTTTGCAGCTTATAAGAATCATATAGGATTTTATCCTACGCCCTCAGGAATTGAAAAATATAAAAGTGAGATCTCAGTTTATGAATGGTCAAAAGGCACAGTAAAATTCCCTCTCGATAAGCCAGTTCCATTTGATTTAATCAGAGAAATTGTAGCCTTTCGAGTAAGGGAAAATTGCGAAATTGCAAAATCAAAAAAATAGTGAATCCTGAATAGTATAAAATCCAAAAAGAATTTTAACAAAAAAAACAATATTTTTTTATGAAAGATAATGTCTTTGATAGGGCTAGAAACGATCTTTATCTTTTACTGAATAGAAACTATCCGAAAACCTATGCCTTAAGGTTTGTAGGTGATCACTATGGCCTTAAAAATGAGGAAAGATATGCTCTGTCTAGAATTGTTTTCTCCAAGTCTTACATTAAGAAAACCAAAGAGAAAAAGAGGAGTTTAAAGGACATCAAAGGGAAATCTCTATTCATTGACGGCTATAATGTCATAATTACAACTGAGTCTGTTCTTATGGGCAAGGCCTTTGTTTCTATGGATGGTCTTTTAAGAGACACACGGAATGTTTCTAAAAAACATAAGATAACAAAAGAGACTTTGGAGTCAATTGATCTTATATTGGGCCTTTTGAAGAAATATCCACCAGAAAATACTCAAGTTTACCTAGACAAGATGATGAGCAAGAGTGGGAAGATTTCTGAAACTATAAGAGATGGGTTAGAAGAAAGAAATCTAAGAGGAGATTCGGAAACTGTTTCAAGCGTTGATCATATCCTAAAGAATAGTCGGGGTATAGTAGCAACAAATGACTCGGCCATAATACTGGAGATAAACGAATTTATTGACCTGCCATCAAAAGTTAAAATTTCCAGGGGAACTTAACGCATCCCTTAAACTCTTCTAGGGAGTAATCGCCCTTGCCAATTAGGACAAGAGATTTTATTTCAGAAGCGCCTTTTTCTATAAGAATCTTTTTTGCAAATTCTATTGTTTCTCCTGTTCTCGAGAGATCGTCAACAATGAGTATCCTTTTGCCATAGACATCATGATCAAAGGGGCGCATGAGTTTTGGTTTCTCATGAACTTTTTCAGGTGGCATCCCCTCGCCATAAAGATTCAACCATAACAAGAAAAGCTCTTTTTCGTAAATAAATGATAAAATTGAGGAAGGGATTATCCCGCCTCTTGCTATTCCAACTATTATATCAAAATTAAATGGGATTTTAGTTTCCTTTAAAGAATAAAAAATACTATGGAAAGTATATTCTTCCACAGTTTATGCAGCCTCTTTTGCTTTTGGCTGGTCAATGAGCTTTATCTTTGTGACCTCTACCCTCTTTAGTGGGAAGACCTTCCTTGCTTTCTTGTAAATTTCGCTTGACATCTTGCCGCTTGTGACTTCGTCCAAGAACTGTGCGAAATCGTTGTTTGTGCTAATTGTTGTTAGCTCTTGATTGATTATTTCTCTTATAGCCTTCTTCTGTGAAGTAAGTATCCTTGTTGTAAGTATTGCTGAAGTGGATGCCCTGAGGGTGTATCCATCCTTTGTCTTTATGTTGAAAATTGAGTCGACTTTTGAGTTTCTTCTTCTTATCTGACTTCTAAGGTATGATCTTGAAAGTTCCTGTCTAAAGAATTCGGTGTAGGCATTTTCGCCTGTGACCTCTTTAACTCTAAAAATTAGTTTTATGTGACCTTTCTTCATGTCCCCAGTAATTTCCTTCATATTTGTCTCAATCTTTCTCCCCAAAACCTTCTCGGGTTTATCAGATATCGTCTCACCAATCTCTCTTTTATCAAAAATATCTGGAGCGTAAATAGTGTACCATGATTTTGCCTTCCATGGATCTTTTCCTGCTACTCTTTTTCTAGCCAATAAAATTCCTCCTATAATACTAATGTTTTTCTAATTGCCTCAACACATGCGATAACATCATCTACAGTATTTTTAAGAGTCCCTATAGATTCAGACTCAGACTCTACCTCTAAGGTCTCTTTATATATTCTAGTAGAGATGGAAGTTCCTTTAAAAGGTTTGTTATCAACGTAAATTCCGTTGTAATAAGCCTGAGCCATCTTTTCGCTGTCTAAAAAAAAAGAAAGTTTAACTTTAATTCTAGACACCAGCTGCTTCCATTTCTCCGCTCTGGCCCTTAAATGAAAGTACCTTTAGGTTAACTGACTTCTTTGTTATATTCCCAGTCTTTACGCCTACTAAGAATTTGACACCTTTCTCACCCGCTATATCGACAAGCCTCTGTGTTACGACTCCATCAAAGACTACTGCCTCGTAGTCCTCAGTGTATCTCATTGCATCAACTAAATCCCTTACTGAAACCTTGTGCTTTACATTGCCATCTGCGTCCAATAGGTATGCGTCTAGTGTTCCTGGCAACTTTTCAATTATCTCGCCAAATCTGTCTAGGTCGGAGTATGGTTTTTTTGGCTGTACCGGCTCTACTGGCTTTTGTGACTCATGATTTTGATGCTTATGTTGTGGCTCTTTTTCTTCAGGTTTTGCGTGAGGTTTATGATTCTCTGTTCTTGGTTTATCTAAATTCTCAACAATCCACTGCTCTGCTGGGATCTTATTTCTTAAGGCCTTAATTATCTCTTTTTTTGTAAGATCTTCTACTTCCTTCCCCATTGGCGCCCTTGCAATGTAGTCTATCTCTGCTATCTGAAAAAGCTCTCTTAGTATTAGTTCTCCGCCTCTGTCTCCATCAACAAATGCTGTGACTGTCTTTTCATGAGATATCGCTGATATTGTCTTTGATACGCTTGTCCCTTCAACGGCTAGAGTGTTCTTAATTCCGTATTTCAATAAATTTAAAACATCAGCCCGTCCTTCGACAACGATGATTGCGTCACTTTCCTCAACGTTAGGCCCTGCTGGGAGCTGATCTTCTCCATAGGCCTTAATCTCTCCCATCCTCACAGATTCCTTTACCTCGTCTGTAAGCTCAGAGCTTTCAGGTGTTATCTCATCAACCATTGTTGTTAGTATAATCTTGGCTCTATCAATGACGTAATTTCTTTTTGATTTTCTGACATCTTCTATTGTTGATACATCTATCCTGGCGTTGCACGGACCAACTCTATCGATTGTCTCTAAGGAAGCAGCAAGTATTGCAGTCTCAACCTTATCAAGACTTGATGGAACTATTATCTCCCCAGTGCTTTTCCCATTTTTTGAAGTGATATTAACTCTAATCCTTCCTATTCTCCCTGTCTTTTGTAACTCCCGTAGATCCAGATCATCGCTTAACAAACCCTCAGTCTGGCCAAATATAGCCCCTACAACATCGGGTCTTTCGACGATACCGCTTGCTGTAATTTGTGCTTTGATGATGTATTTAGTTGTACCAACCTCTTCTTTTATATCCTTAAAATAATCCTCACTTTTCTTCGATACAATATCCTCAATAAAATCTTTATCACTCATAATTAAATTCCCTCCCTCAAAAGAATTATAGAATGCCCATAGCCTTGTTTGTCATTTCGATTGACTCATCTCTCTTCTTAAGGTCAAACATGGCTCTTATGGCATCTACATTTTCTGGGACAATGTCTGATTCCTGATGAATAGCCTGGATATAGTAAAGTGTTCCGTCTTTAATATTAATTGAATCTTTCCAGACATTAATTTCATACATGTCCCCTCTATTTCTACCCAGATTCTTTGCAAATTCCATTATATCTGCGGTAGAATCAATTCCATCTTCTTTACTTACTAGAATAACTCTCGATCTGTTATTGAATAAGTCTATTACTTCCTCCCTCTTAATGTCTTTCTTTAAATCGACCATTATTGTGTGAAGGTGCATCAGTGTTGTTGGCACCTTTACAGCTATGGTTTCAATATCTATCGGAAGAACAGTCTTTAAATCAGGGCCGTGATGGGATGGTACCTTAACTTCAGGTACGATAGCATTTATAGGGCCTCTTTTGTTATCTCCTGGATCTGCTGCCCTTCTTATCATTACAGCCTTCACCTTACTAATGGCGTCGGCCTCGTTTAGGCAGCTTAAGGTCCTTGCAAGTCCAGTTGTATTGCAAGAAACAACCCTTATGTATTTTTGACCTACATTTTTATCAAAATTAGCGTGAGCATTAAAAGAGGTACCAATAGAAGCGTCTTCTCCTCCTTGGAAAATGGCATTTAACCCAAGTGATTTATAGAGCTCCATGTTCTTGGCACCCTGTTTTCCAGGGGCGCCGTCTATGACTACGTCTACGGAGTCTTTGATATCCTTTAGGTAACCGCTTGTTTCCAATCCCCTCTTCTTGAAGGCATCAACATCGGCCCCCTCAACACAATAAAGGTCAAAGCCCTTCTTTATTGCCTGTTCTGCATCAAAATCGGGCGTTCTCTTTGAGACGCCAATAATCTTCATATCTTTCTGGAGGGCGACTGCATCTGCTACCCTCTTCCCAACTGTACCGTATCCATTTATGAATACATTGATCATGAAATTCACCTTTGTTAGAAGTTATTGATAAGTAAATTAATTTCACCTTAAAGATATTTGAAAGTGGACGTTTATAAGCGTTTGCTATACAATTTTTGGCAAAAAAGTTCTATATCAATAACAAATTTTATATAAACTATACTTCATTGCAAAGTTTATGAAAAGTATAATGGTCTATGGTACAGTTCAGGCTGTAGGTTTTAGGCCGTTCGTTTATAGGATTGCCATTGAAAACCGAGTCAGTGGCTATGTAAGAAACAGGGGCGAGTATGTGGAGGTTGTAATTGATGGCTCGGTAGAACAGATAAATAATTTTATCAACGACCTTAATCAAAAAAAACCTCCTTTGGCTAAAATTGATAGGCTTGACATATCTGACAAATCCTCTGATGAAAACTTTAAACCTAGCCTCTTTTATATTAAGGAGAGTAAAAGCGGGAGCTCTGGCTCAGCTTCTATGATACCTCCCGATATATGCTTGTGCAAAGACTGTGAGAGGGAGCTTTTCCAGAGGGCAGACAGAAGGTTTCTTTACCCATTTATTAACTGCACAAACTGCGGCCCAAGATTTACCATAATCAAAAAGACCCCATATGATAGAGAAATGACCACTATGGGTAAATTTAAGCTATGCCCTGACTGTCTTAGGGAATATAAGGATGTTCTTGATAGGCGTTATCATGCGGAGCCTGTGGCGTGTCCTGCATGCGGCCCCCATTACTCGCTATTTGACCGATCGGGGAAAGAAATAGAGAATCCTATTGAGGCTGCAGCAAAGTTATTTGAGAAAGGCAAAATTATCGCTATAAAAGGTCTTGGCGGGTATCACATCGGATGTGACGCCCTAAACGAAGAAGCTGTAACAGAGCTTAGGAGAAGGCTTGGGAGGCCATATCAGCCTTTTGCAATTCTTGCTAGGGATATAAAGTCTATAGAAAAGGCATGCCATGTAAGTGATGAGGAAAAGAAGTATCTCTCATCTCATGAGAGGCCGATTGTTGTTCTAGAAAAAAAGAAAGCGGAGCCATTTGAAAAGGCTGCACCGTATCTGCATAACGTCGGCATAATGATCCCATACTCTCCCCTCCACTTTCTATTGTTTAATTACACTTCACTTGATTTTTTTGTCATGACCTCGGCCAATATGCCAGGAGACCCAATGATAATCGAAAATAGCTCTGCTTTTAACTCTCTTGATGTTGATTACTTCCTTTGCCATAATCTAAATATCTACAACAGATGTGATGACTCAGTCATACGCGATGGGAAGTTCATCAGGAGATCGAGGGGTTTTGTACCACAGGGGATTGAGATACCTCATGACAAAAAGGTATTGGCCTTCGGTGCAGAACTTAACAATGCTTTTACACTTACAAAGGAAAAGAAGGCATTTATCTCACAACACGTCGGAAATACTACACACTATGATACACTGCTTTTTTTTGAAGATGCGATAAAAAAACTGATGACCCTTCTGAATATGAAGATGGATGAAATTGAGCTTTTGGCATCTGATCTGCACCCACAATATGAGACTACTAAAATTGCCGAGAGATATTCTAAAGAAACTGGTATACCTTTGATGAAGATTCAGCACCATATCTCTCACGCAAGGGCAGTTTTTACTGAAAATGGACTACAAGAGGGCATTGCAATAGTGTGTGATGGAACAGGCTATGGCCTTGATGGTAACTCTTGGGGGGGAGAAGTCTTCTATGTCACAGAAAATAATGAAGAAAGAATAGGCCATTTGAAGGAATACCCACTTTTAGGTGGGGACAAGGCTGCAAAAGAGCCATTAAGGGTACTTGTATCCCTTCTAAAAGATGAAGATTTTTCTGATTACTCAGACTCTTATAGATATGGATCTCAAGGTATCGATGCATTAAAGAAAATTCTAAAAGATGAAAAGAACTTTTCAACTTCGTGCGGCAGGATACTTGATATGTTTTCAGTTATGCTCTTTTCATGCTCTGAAAGAACATACGAAGGTGAACCTGCGATGCGGCTAGAATCTCTCGCATGGAAAGGGGATGACCTTAATATACCGATCGAAATTGATAACAACATAATAATGGTAAAAGATTTTGCAAAAAGAATATTTGACTTAAGAGATAAGCACAGCAAAAAAGACCTTGCAAAAACTGTGCATGTTTCCCTTGCTAGGGCATTTTCAGAGATTGCAATTGAAGAGGCGAAAAATGATCATCTTCCTATCGCTTTTTCAGGTGGTGTGGCCTACAACAAAATATTTTCAGATACTATCAAAAAATATGTTGAATCAAATAACCTAAAGTATGTCGAGCACAAACTCATCCCGTGCGGTGATGGAGGCGTTTCCTTTGGTCAGTCTCTTTTCGCACACAAAAACATATAAGATTTTAGTCGAAGTATTATTTTATGGAGATAGAGTTCATCGAGATTGAAAAACTAAATACACATGAGCGTATAGTTCCTAGTGTTCTAAACAGGTTAATGATTAAGATAGAGAGGGAAAAGAAGTTTTCTGTTGCCATCATCGTGGATTTAAATACTATGACAATACTCGATGGACATCACAGATTTGAGGCCGCAAAAAGACTTGGTTGCAAGAAGGTACCGTGCCTCCTTGTAGACTATAATGACCCTGAAATAAAACTGGGCCAGTGGTTTCCAGTTATATATGGGGATATAGGGAAGATAGTAGAAATACTAGAAAAAAATGGTATGACAGTCAGGTATGAAAAGACTTTAAAAAAAGCCTACTGGTTACTCTACTCTGAAAAAGCCGATGCTATTCTAGTTCCAAAAAGAGTAACAAAGGAAGAAGTTGTGAAGACTGCAAGGCGCGGAAACCTATTCCCCCCTAAGACTACAAGGCATATGCTCCCAAAACTGAATAAGTTTGTTGATATACCGCTGGATGAGTTGGTATAGCTATCTTGCCGCTGAAACTATCTTTATTATGTCACCATTTTGAAGCTCGTAGTCATCTTTTATCCTTCTTTTAGTTCTTGCATTGACTGCATAAAGGAAGTTCTTCCCTATGTCTGTGTGTACCCTAAAGGCAAGGTCTCTTGGGGTTGAACCTTTATCCATTAGATATGCATCAGGCAAAATATTGCCTTTACCGTCCTTCATGTGGGTCTCATCCTCGACAGGGTAGACCACTATTTTATTCAAGATATTGAACACTACCTGATTTATAGTCTTCTGAACGCCAGTGCCATCATTTTTTTCCATGAAGTTTTTGATTCTGTTTAGGGCCTCTTTCTGTTTGTCATTTAGATCTCCAGTTATCTCAAAAGAGGGTTGGGAAGGCACGTATTTAACTAATCCCGCACTTGTTGCCTTTCTTAAGACCAATTCTGCCTCAGCGCTTATTGTAAAAATATCCCCTAGTTTTTCTTTCAAAGCTTTAATATTCTCTTGTGGGGCTATGTCTGTCTTGTTTAAGACAATCGTTATTGGCTTTGATATCTTTCTAAGCGATTTGGCAAAGACCAATAGCTCTTCGTCCTTCCAGTGTATGCACTGCTCAGGGTTTAGCTCAGTCTCCCTTATTGATGCTATGACATTGCCCTCAGTTATCCCAATCCCGGTAAACTGCTCAGCAACTATCTTGCAGAAATCATGATGTCCGGAGCATATCTTTCTTGCAAATCTAAACCAGTTGTCATTTAGTATCCCAAAAAACCAGAGGTTGATTTCTTCCTCCAAGAACTCAATGTCTTCTATTGGGTTATGGGTCCCTACGGGAACTGGATTTCCTTCTATATCTGTTGAGCCTGAAGCATCAACTATGTGGATTAAGGTTTCAGCTCTTGAAAGATCATTTAGGAATTTGTTTCCAAGACCTCTGCCTGTATGCGCACCTTTTACAAGACCTGCAACATCTATTATCTTCAATGGTACAAGTCTTGTCCCATCAATGCACTTTGAATTTTGGGGTGAACATTTTATATCAAGCTCCTTGCAAGGGCAGTTATAAGTAACATAAGTAGCCCCTATGTTTGAG encodes the following:
- a CDS encoding DUF1801 domain-containing protein: MRKKEEGTSTLKSQIPKDIDEYIQIFPKEVQERLKKIREIIKELAPSAEETISYGIPTFVLKGYNLVHFAAYKNHIGFYPTPSGIEKYKSEISVYEWSKGTVKFPLDKPVPFDLIREIVAFRVRENCEIAKSKK
- a CDS encoding DUF434 domain-containing protein is translated as MKDNVFDRARNDLYLLLNRNYPKTYALRFVGDHYGLKNEERYALSRIVFSKSYIKKTKEKKRSLKDIKGKSLFIDGYNVIITTESVLMGKAFVSMDGLLRDTRNVSKKHKITKETLESIDLILGLLKKYPPENTQVYLDKMMSKSGKISETIRDGLEERNLRGDSETVSSVDHILKNSRGIVATNDSAIILEINEFIDLPSKVKISRGT
- a CDS encoding phosphoribosyltransferase, coding for MEEYTFHSIFYSLKETKIPFNFDIIVGIARGGIIPSSILSFIYEKELFLLWLNLYGEGMPPEKVHEKPKLMRPFDHDVYGKRILIVDDLSRTGETIEFAKKILIEKGASEIKSLVLIGKGDYSLEEFKGCVKFPWKF
- a CDS encoding 30S ribosomal protein S3ae, whose amino-acid sequence is MLLARKRVAGKDPWKAKSWYTIYAPDIFDKREIGETISDKPEKVLGRKIETNMKEITGDMKKGHIKLIFRVKEVTGENAYTEFFRQELSRSYLRSQIRRRNSKVDSIFNIKTKDGYTLRASTSAILTTRILTSQKKAIREIINQELTTISTNNDFAQFLDEVTSGKMSSEIYKKARKVFPLKRVEVTKIKLIDQPKAKEAA
- a CDS encoding DNA primase — encoded protein: MSDKDFIEDIVSKKSEDYFKDIKEEVGTTKYIIKAQITASGIVERPDVVGAIFGQTEGLLSDDLDLRELQKTGRIGRIRVNITSKNGKSTGEIIVPSSLDKVETAILAASLETIDRVGPCNARIDVSTIEDVRKSKRNYVIDRAKIILTTMVDEITPESSELTDEVKESVRMGEIKAYGEDQLPAGPNVEESDAIIVVEGRADVLNLLKYGIKNTLAVEGTSVSKTISAISHEKTVTAFVDGDRGGELILRELFQIAEIDYIARAPMGKEVEDLTKKEIIKALRNKIPAEQWIVENLDKPRTENHKPHAKPEEKEPQHKHQNHESQKPVEPVQPKKPYSDLDRFGEIIEKLPGTLDAYLLDADGNVKHKVSVRDLVDAMRYTEDYEAVVFDGVVTQRLVDIAGEKGVKFLVGVKTGNITKKSVNLKVLSFKGQSGEMEAAGV
- a CDS encoding type II glyceraldehyde-3-phosphate dehydrogenase; the protein is MINVFINGYGTVGKRVADAVALQKDMKIIGVSKRTPDFDAEQAIKKGFDLYCVEGADVDAFKKRGLETSGYLKDIKDSVDVVIDGAPGKQGAKNMELYKSLGLNAIFQGGEDASIGTSFNAHANFDKNVGQKYIRVVSCNTTGLARTLSCLNEADAISKVKAVMIRRAADPGDNKRGPINAIVPEVKVPSHHGPDLKTVLPIDIETIAVKVPTTLMHLHTIMVDLKKDIKREEVIDLFNNRSRVILVSKEDGIDSTADIMEFAKNLGRNRGDMYEINVWKDSINIKDGTLYYIQAIHQESDIVPENVDAIRAMFDLKKRDESIEMTNKAMGIL
- the hypF gene encoding carbamoyltransferase HypF, translating into MKSIMVYGTVQAVGFRPFVYRIAIENRVSGYVRNRGEYVEVVIDGSVEQINNFINDLNQKKPPLAKIDRLDISDKSSDENFKPSLFYIKESKSGSSGSASMIPPDICLCKDCERELFQRADRRFLYPFINCTNCGPRFTIIKKTPYDREMTTMGKFKLCPDCLREYKDVLDRRYHAEPVACPACGPHYSLFDRSGKEIENPIEAAAKLFEKGKIIAIKGLGGYHIGCDALNEEAVTELRRRLGRPYQPFAILARDIKSIEKACHVSDEEKKYLSSHERPIVVLEKKKAEPFEKAAPYLHNVGIMIPYSPLHFLLFNYTSLDFFVMTSANMPGDPMIIENSSAFNSLDVDYFLCHNLNIYNRCDDSVIRDGKFIRRSRGFVPQGIEIPHDKKVLAFGAELNNAFTLTKEKKAFISQHVGNTTHYDTLLFFEDAIKKLMTLLNMKMDEIELLASDLHPQYETTKIAERYSKETGIPLMKIQHHISHARAVFTENGLQEGIAIVCDGTGYGLDGNSWGGEVFYVTENNEERIGHLKEYPLLGGDKAAKEPLRVLVSLLKDEDFSDYSDSYRYGSQGIDALKKILKDEKNFSTSCGRILDMFSVMLFSCSERTYEGEPAMRLESLAWKGDDLNIPIEIDNNIIMVKDFAKRIFDLRDKHSKKDLAKTVHVSLARAFSEIAIEEAKNDHLPIAFSGGVAYNKIFSDTIKKYVESNNLKYVEHKLIPCGDGGVSFGQSLFAHKNI
- a CDS encoding ParB N-terminal domain-containing protein, which produces MEIEFIEIEKLNTHERIVPSVLNRLMIKIEREKKFSVAIIVDLNTMTILDGHHRFEAAKRLGCKKVPCLLVDYNDPEIKLGQWFPVIYGDIGKIVEILEKNGMTVRYEKTLKKAYWLLYSEKADAILVPKRVTKEEVVKTARRGNLFPPKTTRHMLPKLNKFVDIPLDELV
- a CDS encoding redox-regulated ATPase YchF; the encoded protein is MDVGVIGKPNVGKSTFFNAVTLGGAEIANYPFTTIDSNIGATYVTYNCPCKELDIKCSPQNSKCIDGTRLVPLKIIDVAGLVKGAHTGRGLGNKFLNDLSRAETLIHIVDASGSTDIEGNPVPVGTHNPIEDIEFLEEEINLWFFGILNDNWFRFARKICSGHHDFCKIVAEQFTGIGITEGNVIASIRETELNPEQCIHWKDEELLVFAKSLRKISKPITIVLNKTDIAPQENIKALKEKLGDIFTISAEAELVLRKATSAGLVKYVPSQPSFEITGDLNDKQKEALNRIKNFMEKNDGTGVQKTINQVVFNILNKIVVYPVEDETHMKDGKGNILPDAYLMDKGSTPRDLAFRVHTDIGKNFLYAVNARTKRRIKDDYELQNGDIIKIVSAAR